The window ACCCTCCTGCACTGAATCAGGGTTTACATACGAAGATAATAATCTGGTCTTAAATGAAGCTACATCTGATGAAAATGTATATCTAATCAATAATTCGAGCGCCTCCCAGATTATGATAAACATCCCTCCTAAAAAAGATCCCGGTGCTGACGCCGGATGGAGTTCAATGCTTGGTGCAAATAAGTGGTCTGCAATTGCAATCAGCACAGAAAATTTTAAATTTAGCTGCTACAACTTGCCTTCATCAGGCGGAGAGGAGAATCTTAATTGCAAAGAGGTTTTGAGTGTGTGCAAATTTAAACAGGCTGATCTTGGATCTGCAGGCTCAGGAAGTTTCTGGTTGGCTGAGGATAAACCACTTAACGGTATTCTTGCAACTATGAAATCAAGGGGTGTAAGCTGGGAGTAGGAGGTTAACTAATAGCGCCCTTGTAGGACCAGTCTAAAAGTTCAATTGGGTGTGCTGTCTTTATATTAAGCCCGTGTGATTTGATTCCTTTTTGTATCTGCAGAAGGCAACCCGGGTTTCCTGCAACTAGGTAGTCCACATCGTTTTGCGAAACATTATCCATTTTTCTGTCCAGCAGGTTCTGGGACATCTCCGGCTGCACAAGGTTATAAATACCGGCGCTTCCACAGCATAGATCAGACTCCGGCATCTCGATAAATTCAAGCCCGGGTATTTGCTTGATAACATCTCTAGGCTGCTGTTTGATTCTTTGGGCATGACCTATATGACACGCGTCTTGGTAGGTAACTTTAACATTCAAATTCTTAAGCTCGCCCGTTACTCCAATATCATATAGAAATTCCATAACATCTTTTGTTTTTTCACTAAGAGCCTGTGCTCGTTCTGAAAACTTGGGGTCATCTTTTAGAATTTCACCATAATCTTTCATAGTCGAGCCGCAGCCGGCTGAATTTATTACTATTGCGTCAACATCAAGCTCTTCAAAGGTCCTAATTGTATTCTTTGCAAACTCTCGCCCTTCATCAAGCCTACCGGAGTGAACCGATAGAGCGCCGCAGCAGCTTTGCATCTGCGGCACAACTACTTCACAACCGTTCTCAGAAAGCACTCTGACCGTAGCTTCATTTGTTTTAGAGAAAAATACGCTTTGAACACATCCTGTTAAAATAGCTACCCTATAACGTTTTTCACTTTTAGCGGGGATAATCTCAGGAAGTTCCTTAGGGAAAGATGGGGACTTAACTTGTGGAAGCATTGCCTCCATATTCGCGAGCTTAGGGGATATACGATTCATAATCCCAGAGGATTGTACAAGAGATTTTAGACCGGTTTTTTGGTAGATGTAAAACAGCGGCAGCATTAACTTTAGCCTTTGTTTGTAGGGAAACAAAGTGAAAATCATACCTCTATAAAAATTATCGAAAAATGAGCGCTCATAGCGGCGTTCGATTTGAGAGCGCCCGGCTTCAATCAGACTTCCGTAGCGGACTCCTGAAGGACAGGCAGGCTCACATGCCAGACAACCAAGGCACATATCCAGGTGTTTTACCAATGAGCCCTCAAGCGGTATCTCGCCATTTGCGGCGGCGTTCATCAAATGAATCCTTCCCCTAGGAGAATCAAGCTCATTGCCCGTCTCTAAATAAGTAGGACAAGCAGCTAGACAAAAACCGCAATGAACACAGTCACTTATAATATCTGCGCTTGGTTTGTCCATGTTATCAAATGCTTGATATCTAGTTTCGCTCATAGTTACTTTTTAGCTCTTTCTTATTGTAAAATCAAGATTCATTGTTTCTGATGCCTTAATTGCATCTCTAAGCTCTTTGTCGCTGGAGAAGGACTTTTGTTGTATTTGTTTGCCTTTAATTTCAAATCTATGCTCAGGCACATCAAAGGGATAAGGATTCAGTTGGTAGTTAAAACCGTCATCTGATGTCATTTGCAATATCGTTTCAGACCCTTTGTAATCAATCGGCGCCTCTGTTATTTCTATAGATCTCCAGCCATGGCATAGAGTAAGAGAAAGTATATCTCCTATTTGAAGAAGTTTTAGATTTTTAATAACTTCTCTGGGTATATTTTGCAAATTTCCATTTGAAAACGTGAGATTAAGTTCTTTGGCTACAAATTTTTTAAACTCTTTATATAGTGCATGTGATACTTCGTTGCCAGACTCTTTTCTTAAATTGTTACGGGCAAACTTAGAGAAATGAAGGGCGACCAAACAAGAAGCATAGGGCTCAGTTGAAGAATAAGGTTTGTAGCATCTTCTCCAAATATCTCCCTGATCCTCAAAGCTCATCTCTGTGAAATTTGCCGGAAAACCTGTCTCAGGGTTGATCTTAGGCTTTGAGTCCCACTTTTTCCAGCCGGAGTCATGCTCATTTACAGCAAATAAGACCGCGTCATATGGCTCAGGCGCTGCAAATTGCTCATTTCCCCAGTGCGACATTATTCTAGCTGCAAGCTCTGCATGGTCATGCTGAGTTATCAATATCCAGCCGCCGTTATTCTCTCTTCTAATCATTTTATATCAGTTGTATGATCTAAATGTATCTTCCAGGGTTAAGAATATTATCTGGATCAAAATTTGATTTTATTTTCTTCATTATAGATCTCCCAGAACCCAAATCTCCCCATACGTCAATCTCAGATTTAACAGATATTGGCGCTTCTTGGACAACTAGGTGCCCTCCTAAGGCGGCAGCAAAACTTCTTAGACTATTGATGCTAGCAATAGTATTTGAATCCTCTGCACTGAAAGAAATAATGCAAATTCCACTTCCAGCCCTAACAGATACATATGGTGTAATGCCGTTTTTAGACGATAATGCATCAAGACTCATTAGCAGCTTTGGTATATCAGATACTAAAACACTGGCTTTAGACACTGTTCGCTGTGTATTTGATAAAGCCCAGGGGAAGTTTATAACATCATCCCAAAACCCAAGCTCAACTTCGTCTGAGAGTACTGTTCCCGATCCATTGTTGTTACTACAAATTTGCTTTGCTTTTGAAATCTGGTCTTTAACAGCTTGCTCTACATTTCGTATTCTTACTGCTAGCAAATAATTGTCGGCTTTGTACTTAATCGAATTGTTCTCAGATAGAGCTAAGGCCAGTGTAGGATTTATCAATTCTAGCGATGTAATCGCCAGGTCTGAGCTTGTAAGCATCATCAGCGCATTATGACAATCATCAATAGAAGAAAAGTTGGCAAGATATGTCTGCGAATACTCAGGTACAGCATATAGCCTAAACGTTGCTTCAACTATTATTCCGAGCGTGCCGAGCGAACCAACAAATAATTTTGGAAGATCGTAGCCAGCTACATTCTTAACTACTTTAGCTCCCCCTTTAAAAATGCTACCGTCTGCTTGGACAACTTTTAACCCAATTAGTAATTCTCTAAAGGTGCCATACCTAAACCGAAGTGGACCGCTGTCATTTGACGCGATTATGCCACCTAGGCTAGCTCCGTGTTGAATGTGCGGGGGATCAATTGCTAAAAACTGGTTTTCTTTACCAAGCTCGGACTGCAGATCCTCAATCGATATACCAGATTGTGTAGTTGCCACCAGATCTGATGATGCATGTTCAAGAACCTGATTTAAATTTTTTGTGCTTAGAATAATGTCGGCTGAAGGGGGTTTGTTACCTAAAAATGATTTTGTGCCGCCGCCTGTAGGAATAACACTTAAAGAGTGTTTTGTAGCAAGTTTCATAATCTCTGAAACTTCTTCTACGCTACTTGGAAATACAACTGCTTTGGGCATAACGTCATCAAGGCTGTGGGCCTTAAGACTATCAGATTCCAAAATAGTATTGCCCTCGCCCACAATATTTCGCAAATTATTAATAACAGATTTTTTCAGCATTAGTTTTAAATTCTATACAAATTTAGATTAATACATCTCGCCCATACCCTTTTTCTGAACCGGATGCACATGGTAGGTCTTCATACCCGGCTCAACGCATGTTCTGGGCGTGGGAAATAATTTCCCAGGATTACACAAGCCTTTACTATCGAAAGCACATCTAATCAGATTCATAGCGTTTAGATCATTTTCATCAAACATAAGTGATAGATGGCTCTTTTTATCATAACCCACGCCATGCTCGCCGGTTATACTGCCGCCTTTATCAACGCATACTCTTAATATTTCTCCGGCAAGCTCAAGTGTTTTCTCCAAATCTCCCTCTTTAGTGGAATCATAAAGAACAAGCGGGTGCAGATTACCATCGCCGGCATGAAACACATTTGCAACCCTAAGACCATATTTCTCGCTTAGCTCTGCTATTTCAGATAGCACCTCTGCTAGCTTGCTCCTCG of the Thermodesulfobacteriota bacterium genome contains:
- a CDS encoding DUF3891 family protein, coding for MIRRENNGGWILITQHDHAELAARIMSHWGNEQFAAPEPYDAVLFAVNEHDSGWKKWDSKPKINPETGFPANFTEMSFEDQGDIWRRCYKPYSSTEPYASCLVALHFSKFARNNLRKESGNEVSHALYKEFKKFVAKELNLTFSNGNLQNIPREVIKNLKLLQIGDILSLTLCHGWRSIEITEAPIDYKGSETILQMTSDDGFNYQLNPYPFDVPEHRFEIKGKQIQQKSFSSDKELRDAIKASETMNLDFTIRKS
- a CDS encoding heterodisulfide reductase-related iron-sulfur binding cluster, producing the protein MSETRYQAFDNMDKPSADIISDCVHCGFCLAACPTYLETGNELDSPRGRIHLMNAAANGEIPLEGSLVKHLDMCLGCLACEPACPSGVRYGSLIEAGRSQIERRYERSFFDNFYRGMIFTLFPYKQRLKLMLPLFYIYQKTGLKSLVQSSGIMNRISPKLANMEAMLPQVKSPSFPKELPEIIPAKSEKRYRVAILTGCVQSVFFSKTNEATVRVLSENGCEVVVPQMQSCCGALSVHSGRLDEGREFAKNTIRTFEELDVDAIVINSAGCGSTMKDYGEILKDDPKFSERAQALSEKTKDVMEFLYDIGVTGELKNLNVKVTYQDACHIGHAQRIKQQPRDVIKQIPGLEFIEMPESDLCCGSAGIYNLVQPEMSQNLLDRKMDNVSQNDVDYLVAGNPGCLLQIQKGIKSHGLNIKTAHPIELLDWSYKGAIS
- a CDS encoding FAD-binding oxidoreductase → MLKKSVINNLRNIVGEGNTILESDSLKAHSLDDVMPKAVVFPSSVEEVSEIMKLATKHSLSVIPTGGGTKSFLGNKPPSADIILSTKNLNQVLEHASSDLVATTQSGISIEDLQSELGKENQFLAIDPPHIQHGASLGGIIASNDSGPLRFRYGTFRELLIGLKVVQADGSIFKGGAKVVKNVAGYDLPKLFVGSLGTLGIIVEATFRLYAVPEYSQTYLANFSSIDDCHNALMMLTSSDLAITSLELINPTLALALSENNSIKYKADNYLLAVRIRNVEQAVKDQISKAKQICSNNNGSGTVLSDEVELGFWDDVINFPWALSNTQRTVSKASVLVSDIPKLLMSLDALSSKNGITPYVSVRAGSGICIISFSAEDSNTIASINSLRSFAAALGGHLVVQEAPISVKSEIDVWGDLGSGRSIMKKIKSNFDPDNILNPGRYI